A genome region from Solanum pennellii chromosome 12, SPENNV200 includes the following:
- the LOC107006929 gene encoding protein RADIALIS-like 5: MATKSTWTREENKMFENALAIFDKDTHDRWSNVAKATGKTEEEVKLHYQKLVEDIENIEADLVPLPKYNEVSVDHDNKTRTTNKE, encoded by the exons ATGGCAACCAAATCTACATGGACTAGAGAGGAAaacaaaatgtttgaaaatgcATTGGCTATTTTTGACAAGGATACACATGATAGATGGAGTAATGTAGCTAAGGCCACAGGCAAAACTGAAGAAGAGGTAAAATTACATTACCAAAAACTTGTAGAAGATATCGAAAATATCGAGGCTGATCTAGTTCCCTTGCCTAAATATAACGAGGTAAGTGTTGATCATGACAACAAAACAAGGACGACAAACAAAG AGTGA